The following are encoded together in the Salvia hispanica cultivar TCC Black 2014 chromosome 6, UniMelb_Shisp_WGS_1.0, whole genome shotgun sequence genome:
- the LOC125192957 gene encoding uncharacterized protein LOC125192957: MSLVTDAIRAAASEMYQGDEICREKSKQLLTEMGLPNGLLPLKDIVEVGYVKETGFVWLIQKKKCEHRFEKIGKPVQYATEVTAYIEPNRITKLTGVKAKELLLWVMLREIYVDVPPTGKITFKTPTGLFRTYPVDAFQLQDDDDNNNNNKIENESEKKPAVNGLKEEPKPAVEIKPTVEVKEV, translated from the coding sequence atgtCTCTAGTAACAGACGCGATCAGAGCGGCGGCGTCGGAGATGTACCAGGGCGACGAAATCTGCAGGGAGAAGTCGAAGCAGCTGCTGACGGAGATGGGGCTGCCCAACGGGCTTCTGCCGCTCAAGGACATCGTGGAAGTCGGCTACGTCAAGGAGACTGGATTCGTGTGGCTGATTCAGAAGAAGAAGTGCGAGCACCGCTTCGAGAAGATCGGGAAGCCCGTGCAGTACGCCACGGAGGTGACTGCCTACATTGAGCCCAACCGGATCACCAAGCTCACCGGCGTCAAGGCCAAGGAGCTCCTGCTCTGGGTCATGCTTAGGGAGATCTACGTTGACGTTCCTCCCACCGGCAAGATCACCTTCAAGACCCCCACTGGCCTCTTCCGCACCTATCCCGTTGACGCCTTCCAGCTTCAAGACGACGacgacaacaacaacaacaacaagatCGAGAATGAGAGCGAGAAGAAGCCTGCGGTTAATGGACTCAAGGAGGAGCCCAAACCGGCCGTGGAAATCAAGCCCACCGTTGAAGTCAAGGaggtttaa